The proteins below come from a single bacterium genomic window:
- a CDS encoding type II toxin-antitoxin system RelE/ParE family toxin: protein MQVIRSTEFERWITSESAKIQALVESRVFRIEHYDHFGDAKYLGDGLSELRWKNGLRVYFARTGARVVLLLHGGGKNEQKNDIKKAKILLERYTTSQA from the coding sequence ATGCAAGTTATTCGATCTACGGAATTTGAGCGGTGGATTACATCTGAATCTGCCAAGATTCAGGCTCTAGTAGAATCTCGCGTCTTTAGAATAGAGCATTATGACCATTTCGGAGATGCCAAGTATCTTGGTGATGGGCTTTCAGAGCTTCGATGGAAAAATGGCTTGAGAGTCTATTTTGCAAGAACTGGGGCCAGAGTAGTTTTACTCTTGCATGGTGGAGGCAAGAATGAGCAAAAAAATGACATCAAAAAAGCAAAAATTCTCCTTGAACGATATACCACTTCGCAAGCTTA
- a CDS encoding ankyrin repeat domain-containing protein, translating into MHRKFLPSLLLSFALISCWIAVSIYVQSQSGGTSFSAGTGLSRFKDGVDFSLSTGVTLFIFSIFQILIDFKLKGSKALAILLGVFLPPFAAFFINVIPLLLGGPLRGDATLLILLPFIAAQSAITLIPIWITYGLILNSIAKDSTSKSAWLKATGALSLLAVIVIALFGFSPKSERPFELIREGNAVELEKLLVEGLSPNIVDKEGISLLHYGVFHGSLDVVRVLLEHGADTEYKSFDRNTALSYVGPYEDELFDLVLKHSKNVAQDEQSFWNALNNNNLERVKKLIAAGQRVHLLRSEEVIRMSIDKNSLEMLKLLLDSGADPNSSERYSKRTPLMLAAGAGKIEFVKILLEKGADPELKDKDGRTAKDYSKYSNSDEVKALLESLS; encoded by the coding sequence ATGCATCGTAAATTTCTTCCCTCCTTATTGCTTTCATTTGCTCTAATATCCTGCTGGATAGCAGTTTCAATTTATGTACAGAGTCAAAGTGGTGGAACCTCATTTAGTGCAGGAACCGGACTATCAAGATTTAAAGATGGAGTAGATTTTTCACTTTCAACAGGAGTAACTCTATTTATATTTTCCATCTTTCAAATTCTTATCGATTTTAAACTAAAAGGATCAAAAGCTCTTGCGATACTCCTTGGAGTTTTCCTTCCTCCCTTTGCAGCTTTTTTCATTAATGTAATTCCGTTATTACTCGGGGGGCCATTACGTGGAGATGCTACACTTTTAATACTTCTGCCTTTTATCGCCGCTCAATCGGCAATAACTTTAATTCCAATTTGGATAACTTATGGATTGATCTTAAATTCTATCGCAAAAGATTCAACGTCAAAAAGTGCATGGTTAAAAGCTACCGGGGCGCTAAGTCTTCTGGCTGTGATAGTAATAGCTCTTTTTGGTTTTAGCCCTAAGTCAGAGCGACCATTTGAATTGATTCGAGAAGGAAATGCAGTGGAGTTAGAAAAGTTACTTGTGGAAGGTCTTTCTCCGAATATTGTTGATAAAGAGGGAATCTCTCTTCTTCATTATGGTGTATTTCATGGGTCGCTTGATGTTGTGCGGGTACTTCTAGAGCATGGAGCAGATACGGAGTATAAGAGCTTTGATAGAAATACTGCGCTCTCCTACGTTGGGCCATATGAAGATGAGCTTTTTGATCTTGTTCTTAAGCACTCAAAGAATGTTGCTCAAGATGAACAAAGCTTTTGGAATGCGCTCAATAATAACAATCTCGAGAGAGTTAAGAAGCTCATAGCAGCAGGGCAGAGGGTCCATCTTCTACGGAGTGAAGAAGTTATCAGGATGTCCATTGATAAGAATAGTTTGGAGATGCTCAAACTTCTATTGGATTCTGGCGCAGACCCTAATTCTTCAGAGAGATATTCAAAGAGGACACCTTTAATGTTAGCCGCTGGTGCTGGAAAGATTGAGTTTGTAAAGATTCTACTAGAAAAAGGAGCAGACCCCGAACTTAAAGACAAAGATGGAAGAACCGCCAAAGATTATTCTAAGTATTCTAACTCTGATGAGGTAAAAGCTCTGCTCGAGTCACTTTCTTAG